In Porites lutea chromosome 1, jaPorLute2.1, whole genome shotgun sequence, a single genomic region encodes these proteins:
- the LOC140931275 gene encoding uncharacterized protein codes for MKTLFHAASILRKAINRSEKWVFSGSLDTMTHDHCPEELTCFFRWIIQGPNKTLSDKKCNEVHKRAMQLAQNTIALCLTDRQVDNKRSKAVYCTREMPQHLAVSLAIHQAVRSKELVNLLHEFGMAVEYNRLLRVESQIEKTVLKRIESEGGMFLPLDIVKGRYVYFAVDNIDFSEDTPEGKRTLHGTAMAIYQKVEPQDEEPVLR; via the coding sequence ATGAAAACTCTCTTCCATGCCGCTTCAATATTGAGAAAGGCTATTAATCGAAGCGAGAAATGGGTCTTCTCTGGCTCTCTGGATACAATGACACATGATCACTGCCCCGAAGAGCTTACCTGCTTTTTTAGGTGGATAATCCAAGGTCCCAATAAGACACTATCTGATAAAAAGTGCAATGAGGTACACAAAAGAGCAATGCAATTAGCGCAGAATACAATAGCTTTGTGTCTAACGGACAGGCAGGTTGACAATAAGAGGTCAAAGGCGGTCTACTGCACTAGAGAAATGCCCCAACACCTCGCAGTTAGCCTAGCAATACACCAAGCAGTACGAAGCAAAGAGCTAGTTAATCTCCTCCATGAATTTGGCATGGCTGTAGAGTACAATCGCTTGTTGAGGGTGGAGTCACAAATTGAGAAAACTGTCCTGAAGCGCATAGAGAGTGAAGGTGGCATGTTTCTCCCTCTGGATATCGTGAAAGGACGGTACGTATATTTTGCTGTTGATAATATCGATTTCTCAGAGGATACGCCGGAAGGGAAGCGTACTCTACACGGCACAGCAATGGCTATTTATCAGAAAGTGGAACCTCAAGATGAAGAACCTGTATTAAGGTAA